tcaTTAAACGGCATTGTCATTGTGCTTTCTGAGGTGGCAGTATTGAAAGAGAATAGGCCTAACAAGAGTTTGCTGGCTGGTTAATGTTCTTGTGGTACACCAGCTCTTGGTGCCATATGACAAATAGGTACTTGAATGTGTAGTTCTTTTTGCAGTTGCATTGTTTTAATGGgatgattgatttttattttttatttttttctttgtttgtggtGGAGGGAgcggggaggggtgggggtctCTATAGTTGTGCATGTTATGTGATTGAGGGAGgagtgtattttgtgtgtgagtgggagATGTACTGGGCGGGTGGGGATAATACGAGCGTGCTCAGTGTGGTGGAACACAATGTTAGAGAGGGAAggtgatgatttaaaaaaaaaaaaaaaaaaaagtagaacaCATACTGGGATATAATTTTTCTTTCAGTAACTTTTAATTGCtagttgttgttttaagatattttttaacCCCAAAACAGACAAAGGTTAATGTTTTTTTACGCTGCATCTCATTTGATATTGCTTCTGAAATAAAATCATCCCCATGTGTACTCCTACATTAACTAATAtttcctgactttttttttaacattgttaaAGGTTTTACCACACTGAACACAGCTCCCAGTTTAGGTTAATGTTTAAGCTATATCAGACACTGGGCTAGGAGAGGAActgagggagggaaggagggagaaacatttatttttctgaatgtaattcatcattattcacactgaTTCCACTGCATGGACTGAATACGAGCAGCACTGCAGCATCACATTCTCTCTCATTAGTcatttaatgacaaaaaaaagctcTCTTGGCTtttttgaaatagtttttctAAAGGTTTTTTCTAAGGTTTGTTCCTGAATGATTTGCCTGTGACGTGTTGCTTTGATTTCAGGAAATATAAAAGAGAATTTTACAAAGCGGATTTGTCTCCTGAACCTGTTACTTATTCCAGGTTGAACGGGTTGATGTGACCATAGCTACGCAGCaagagacagacatgaaaaacttGATgtttattctgattttttttttgggggggatgaTAACGCACCCTAGTACTCTTTGCCACCTCCATCTGATGTGTCTCTTGTATTACTGGCCATGATAAATtccacatttgtttttatttattccaatGCTTCGAAGATATTCTAAAAGTGCTGTATTTTGATGACAGAATGAGATTATGATAAGATGGTGTGCATTTGAGAGCGATGTATGACTTTTAGCCGACTCACCTTCACACATGACCTTCTAAAAGGACCGAGGGAAGGTccggtgggggggggggggtcacagTGAGGTTGAGGAGACACCCAGGATTTCCACCATCCCTTTCCCTTCTTCCTGTACTATTTTCCCAGTATGATATTGTGATGTTACAGACCATACAGTGAACATAAACGTCAATAAAAGATGGATTTAAGTTTAAACTgctatgctttttttttgtgactgtgacaatttgaaatgtgtcttttgGTAAGCATGCACTAGTCAgtacaacaaaaacagaaagcttATAAATTTTATTGGTGTTATCCTAAGACAGTTTGTTCTCTGTGCTAAATGTTCAGCAACACATTCTGCGCCaaagcaaacagaaacacaagataaaGTCACTGTGTAGCTCAGAAAGGAAAGTTTAACCAATTAGTAATTGAGACAGTAAGTTGTTTGAGTAAATATCCCAACTTTGACATCTGTACTCTGCCACTTTGGTCAGATTTTGACTGATAACAGCAGGTCctgtgttaaaaatgttactCAAAAGTTCACCAATTGCACTTATGAGACCACAATGTGATGTGGTGCACCTCATCACATTGTGGTGCCCAGGCCCAGGAGATGCCTGCTTCATTGCTCTAGTTAGTTTGTTCCACACAACAGAGTAATATATTAATCTGTGTACTCTCTGGTGTTTTATTTGCACAagtatatttaacattttggctCTAAAAATGTCTTAACTAGACTGCAGGTTTCAGACATTGTTACAGTGCAGAGCAAGTGGGGTAGATGTACAGTAATGTGTCATTGTCAGTGGTGGACAAACTTCATTTGGTCAAGACAGacctgtatttaagtacagtctGGAGGTAACTGTACTTGATTATCTTCATTTTATGACACTTTTCTAGTTATGCTGCACTACATTGCAGAAGGAAATGCTGTACTTTTTACTCTGACAGTTACAATTAATAGTAACTTTCATGAAGATTTTTCATACCAACACAtaataaacttaaaaaatatgatgcattgcaAGTATATGTTAGTTAAAATTAGTTGCACCATGACCAGCTTCAATAATATACATGAATCCATAAGTAATAGTAAACCTATATACAATGTAACACATTAAAGAGGTAAATTCTGCACAATGAGTGGGATACTTTCACTTGTACTACTTATATTTTGCTTATAAAACTTATTAGATTTACCCATGTTAagttttttgatttatttttaatagagTATTTCTACACTGTAATATTGCTACTTTTATTCAAGTAGGTAAAACTGGAATGATCTAATGGATCTAAATAAAACTTCCAGGACCGGTCCCAGCCAAGACTgcaaaaaagaaggaaaaaaaagctaatcTCTAACCTTTCCCATCAAATTCCCGTTTCCCACAGTCCTCAGGTGgcattgctgtgtgtgtgtgtgtgtgtgtgtgtgtgtgtgtgtgtgtgtgtgtgtgagagagagagagaatatagtgtgtatgagagagagaagagaggagtgtgtgtgggaaagagagaggagaggagtgtgtgagagagagagagagagtgaaagagaggagtgtgtgtgtgagagagtgagaaagaagagaggaatgtgtgtgtgtcagagaggagtgtgtgtgtgtaagagaggagtgtgtgtgtgtaagagagagaggagtgtgtgagagagcaaagaggggagtttgtgtgtgaaagagaaagaagagaggattgtgtgtgtgagagagagagtgaaagaagaggagtgtgtttgtgtgtgtgtgtgagagagagaggagtgtgtgagagagagagacagagagagaaaggagaggaatgtgtgtgtgagagtgagaggagtgtgtttgtgtgtgtgagagagagagatagagagaggagtgtgtgtgtgacagagagagagagagaaagaagagaggaatgtgtgtgagagagtgagaggagtgtgtgtgtgtgagagagagagagggacagagagagagagaggagtgtgtgagagagcgagTACTCTGACCCTCTCTGAGCAGCTTAACTTCATGTTGGCTCCTGGAGTCACTCGGTCTCTGTGAAGAAGAGTTGAAGCATAAAACAGCACCGGTAGTTTTCAGAGGTTTTCCTGTGTTCAATCTAAATCAGatgagttttaaaaaacaaaccatgGAGCTGGGGGAGTGCACCCGAAACCCGGGCTTTCAGGAAGTGGAGGGCGACGGGTCAGCGGCGGACACCATCAACGCCGACCCCGGAGACAAGCATGAGTCCACCGCGGTGAAGCTGGACCCGGACGCGGCCGAGGAGTACACGCAGATCAAACCCTACGCCGGGATGCCTAAGGAGGTTCTGCTGTTGTACTCCTCCCAGGCCCGGTACCGAGTTCCACGTGAGATCTTGTTCTGGTTGACGATGGCCTGCGCTCTGGCACTGGTGGCGCTCACCATCACGGTGATCGCGCTGTCGCCCCGGTGTCTGAGCTGGTGGCAGGCCTCCCCGCTGTACCAGATCTACCCCCGGTCCTTCAGAGACTCTGACGGAGATGGAGTAGGAGACCTTAAAGGTAAAATGAAACTGACCTCACTACTGCACTGATGAGGAACATCGtgctatttattaaaaaaagatgtatCATTCCCAAAAATCCTCCaatttttttctcagattttaTGCTCTGCCATACATTTATGACCTATTTCACCCTTTTTAAATTAGTAAGTATTAAAACAGGCCAACTAGTCAGCCATGAATTTCTGATTTCTGCTGTCTTATATGCATCCAATAGTTTTGAAAGTTGAATGATAGTGCTGCAGTAGTGCATCACAATTATTAAGGACCAAGCACTGCAGTATCCATTGTTCATAACTGTTGTGTTTCTGGACTTGCAGGAATTCTGGAGCACCTGGATCATTTCCAGTACCTGAACATCAAGTCGATTTGGATCAGTCCTTTCTACCGATCCCCCATGAGGGACCTTGGCTATGATGTGGAAGATTTCCGTGACATCGACCCCGTCTTTGGAACCATGCAGGACTTTGAGGAACTCCTGGCTGAAATGCACAGATTAGGTATTTTCAgcattgtgtgtgcgtgtgtgtgtgtgtgtcatcatgtGTCTTGTGTAGGGTAGCACGGTGCACGTCTTAGAATCATACtaatttctctctgtttccaccAGGTTTGAAGCTCATCATGGATTTCATTCCCAATCACACCAGTGACCAACACCGCTGGTTTAACCTGAGCCGGACTAGAGATCCACAGTATGAGGATTACTACATCTGGACTGACTGCAATTCAACTGGACCAAAGCCTAACAATTGGGTTGGTATTCGGAGAgaagtttaaaatattttctctcaaTTAAACAGTCATCGAATGGGTAGTTTAATGTCTTCACTTTACAATCAGCATttgtttccttcctccttcctgtcAGCTGAGCGTGTTTGGGAACTCGTCATGGACTTATGATGAAGTTAGAGGACAGTGTTACCTGCACCAGTTCCTCAAGGAGCAACCAGACCTGAACTTCAGAAACCCACATGTCCGCAAAGAGATGATTGTAAGATAACACAACCACACGATGTTCTTTCTCACATACATTACCTCTTGGACTGACTTATTTCtaaaagcattttgtttttggtgaCTCACATTTTGTAAGTGATACTGAAATCTTAGTTTGTTGCCCTCATCTTTTTTATCTTCTGTTGAGGTGTCCACAATCCTTTGTAATCTGCAGCAATGGTGTGTGAACTGATTATACATTAACCTGAACTAGTtaatgcttgtgtgtttttaactgctgctacaCACAGAACAATGTAGCGCTCAGTTTAAACTTATACTCATCCCTCTTGTCTCCACATTCTCAGTCATGTATTGTAGACTTACTGTATTttctaaaacatttattattttatattaactttTATTTCAGGATATCATTCATTTCTGGCTTGGGAAGGGTGTGGATGGGTTCCGAATGGATGCAGTGAAGCACATCCTGGAGGCTGAACACTTGAGGGATGAGCCACAGGTGGACCCAAACAAACCCCCAGTGAGTGTTGTCTCTTTGAACATCATAACATTGAACCTCGCTTTGTTCACTTCAGTTCCCATTGTTCATCTCTAATGGGCTCTGATTTTGACAGGCAGGAATGTCTGCTTGCTTGGTTCTAGCAGCTGTTTATCTTCTCATCGGCTCAATCTGCCAGTTGAAATGGATCCATCTCGAATGGCAGGGCAGGTGTAACGCTCTGCTAGCATTTAACCTAATTTAAGGCCAAGTCGGCACTTTATTTTAAGTGACTGGCGATCAGAGGTGCAGCTGAATTCTGAATTCTGCAATCGTGTacagttgtagtttttattttgaataatttgaCCATAAGAAATGTGTATTTGGCCattttttctgacactttatgtCACTGTTCTCAAAGAGTTAAGACCCAATTCCTGACTGATGTACAGAAACGTTTCACCAAACCATCCGTCCAcatgatttgcattttaatagTGGCCGATGTAGTGGAGTGTAGACAGTACATACTCAAATGGAGTGCAGTTGTGGGGCTGTCCATCAATCAGCGATTATGACTTCACCAATTATCGAAAAGCTTATAAATAATAGTTGGGGGTTTGACGTCccattaatgtaattaatgcTGTTTGCCTTTTACTTACCAACATGTTATTTTGCTTTTCAATGTTTtcaaaaacctttaaaaattctggtaaaataaattaaaacaattgtCCTTGTCTGCTCTATATTGAGATAATCACCTGTTTTAGGTCTGACTTATGTTtaatttgataataataataataataataataataataataataataataataataatagtaataataagtAACAAACAATATCAAAAAGTGTTCAGTCTGTACTGAATTTTTAGGTTCcccatttctatttttgtgcaATATACACAGACAATAGCTTTTGCCGCCGCTCTATTGTGCTTGCATCACCAACAATAGCGGCTCTTCTTTCTCTGAGCTCAAAGTTCAATTTAGTTAACAATCTCTTACAGCTGTAACATTcagttatataattatataatgatttgatttgattgaatTATATAACTCGTGACATGTCAGAGTCCAGATTTTAACGATCGGAGAGATAAAAGCAGCATTGTGGGCAGAAGCAGCTCCACTGAAGCAGTTCTTTTCAGGGGAGCTGCTAGAACAAACATAATGAACAGCTGAGTGGGAGAGTTCACACTGTACAAGATGCATCTCTGGCTTAAATGTCAGCATCATTTAGTGCCCTTCTAGAGAAAATACTGTTCCTGTAATTCAAAGGGTTCATGATTCAGGCAGAATTAAGCTCAGTAAGAAAGACTTTTTGTTCCATGGGGACTGAAGTTATTTCTCACAGAGAAAAGATTAGTAGAAAAGAGGCATATTTTAGTGGATTAGCGAGTCATTGGGATTTACTTACCACTGCAGGATAACACTATAATACTGAGACTGACTCTTACTGTCTACTCTCTGTTGACTGAGTGGTATATTTACTGCCACAGCATTGCACCTAAATTGACCAACTACTCATTTTTAAACAATCCACACCAAGCTGTGCTTTATATTGatgtttgaacaaaacaagaggCACTGTTGGGAAACagagaggtgtgtgtttattgGGATACTGAGAATTTTATCATAGCTTTGGATATACTTCAGCCAATCATAAGTGACCAACTATCTGTGTTAATATTATATCAGGCTGATTTGGTAGTTTAGTGCCAGTTGTAGCTTTAAATTCAGACCAACTATGTGCTTTACTGCTCATGTGGCAGCACATCCTCAGTTGTAAGGTTTTATGAGTATTCTGTCATCGTCCCTGAATAGGCCACTCAGGACTGAAGCGTGTCCCTGCGATGGTCCCTGAAAATCATTAACCAAGTGCTTTGCACTGCTCATTGAGATTGTGCTGTTACAATAGAGCACAATGGGTCGAATTTCCTAATGGGTATAATTATTTTTCTGcctgtctatttttttttaccatgtttatcctttttgccctttttttaataaagactaTTATGTTATTATCAGTATTTGAACTTACGTTAAGTTACTTACTTAACTTAAACTTGAGTTTGAAAATTCCTTACACCTAAAACTCTTTGATAATTGAGCCCAAAAGTCTGTCATTTTACGTCTGCTCTCTGTGTATCTGGTTTCTACCTATTTTTCCAACTACCTGACCTGTGACTGGACCTGCGCTTGGCCTAACAAAGGAATACATTTACACCCAAACCCTCCTAAATCCCTGTGGGCAGAGGAAAATACTATTGAGCTCTCTTAATACACTATAGTTAATGATCTCACGGTGGGAAATTAACTATGAATGAACAGTTCCCTATTTTAACTAAATCCAAACAGGACAAAAACACGCTGCTAATCCAATAAGCCAGAAATCCAATAATAGCTACACTaccttttattttaatattcctAACAAACCAGGAGTCTGTAACTTCAGAGTGGGACCTCCACCATGACTACACCACCAGTCAGCTGGGCTTGCACGACCTGCTGAGGGACTGGAGGGCTGAGATGGACACCTATAGCCGTGAGCCTGGCAGATACAGGTATGGGAGCCATAGCTATGTAATAATGTTATTGGGATAATTATCTCTAGTTATGCTGCCTTAACTGTACTTACTTAACTTACTAATACTTTAATGGTGATGCCATAAACATCatgcatttattattatatgcCTTTTGCATGTTATGCATTCTTAtatatacagcaccagtcaaaagtttggacacaccttccaaTTCACTTGAATGCGAaactgtgtccaaacttttgactgggaCTAAACATTAGAAAAGTCCTGTGTATTGTTGAGTAGCTGACCTTGAATGCTGAGTCTTGAATGTTGACAATTTATGACTGAGGATTAGTTTGCATGTTATCATACATAAGTTCTTTCTGCGCTTCAGGTTCATGGTGACAGAGTCATATGATTACCACGAAGTAGACAAGACCATGATGTACTATGGGACTCCGTTGGTTAAAGAAAGTGACTTCCCCTTTAATTTCTACCTGCTGGATCTGCCCCAGAACACCAGCGGCTTGTGGGTTCAACGTCTGGTTCACCTCTGGATGGGCAACATGCCCATGGGACAATGGCCCAACTGGGTGGTGAGTCACATTAACATACTCATTTCCTGGCccttttaaaaacaagactGCCATATAGGGAAAACCACAAATAATTTGTCTTCGAAAGACATTTCCTACAATTATGCTTGATCTTTTGTCTCCATCATACATGTAAACACTACAAGGTCAAATCAGGCCTCTCTCAGACTGAAAAGTGGCAAGTTGGGATACTTGCATGATGTGCATGCTGAGATCCTCAGATTTGACTCTTATTATGGAGTATTGGTTATGACTTTGTTGGTCTCAATATATTGTCTGATTAGATGGTGTGACTTACATTTCTTTATACCATAGTTTATTTATCATTGTTCACTACACAGGATGTAAATTCCTTATCATGCTCATTAGTGAAAGGTGATGGTAgtttcacaaaaatgcaaacGGTAACACTGACCTGTTAAATTATGTTTGTGAATAAGAAAACACTCCTCTGTGATGAGGTAGCTCATATGGCCAGTTGAAGATAGAAGTAGAAGGTAACTGGAGCACAAACTTTTTCTTAAATTGCTGTTGTTTAGGTGCAAAGGACTAACATTTTTGAGGTAGTGTGCATCTCCAGTCATCAGACTCAAGTACTTAACAGATAACTAAGAAAATGTGTGCTTCAGTTTCAGTCTGGGCTCTGCTACCAATGGGTTATTTTGTCCTTTGTCACAGAAAGGTGTTTCCAGTGGGAGCTGCACTGTCCTGCCCATATCAGCACAAAGGCTACAATGCAAAACATTGTATACTGCTATTATGTTAGCTCTAACAGTCTAAGCCCAGTGTCAGCCAGTCTCAGGCTTCTCTTACACTTTATCTATCCTTTATCCCCTCACTTTAACTTTGTACATGACCCCTACATATCCATTTCCCCCTTCCTACTTCCTGTTCAATTTATCTCACTCaccttccctccttctcttgtATATCTTTTTTTACCTCCACTGTTCAGGTAGGGAACCATGACAAGCCTCGGATTGCCTCCAGTGCTGGTCAGACCTACATTCGTGTCATCaacatgctgctgctgaccCTTCCAGGTACGCCCACCACCTACTACGGCGAGGAGATCGGCATGGAAAACATCAATATTACAGCGAGTCAGATTCAAGACCCTGCTGGCAAATACAATGTGGTCAGTACAGTGCATACgctgaaaaacatttaaatattt
This genomic interval from Thunnus thynnus chromosome 14, fThuThy2.1, whole genome shotgun sequence contains the following:
- the slc3a1 gene encoding amino acid transporter heavy chain SLC3A1, producing the protein MSFKKQTMELGECTRNPGFQEVEGDGSAADTINADPGDKHESTAVKLDPDAAEEYTQIKPYAGMPKEVLLLYSSQARYRVPREILFWLTMACALALVALTITVIALSPRCLSWWQASPLYQIYPRSFRDSDGDGVGDLKGILEHLDHFQYLNIKSIWISPFYRSPMRDLGYDVEDFRDIDPVFGTMQDFEELLAEMHRLGLKLIMDFIPNHTSDQHRWFNLSRTRDPQYEDYYIWTDCNSTGPKPNNWLSVFGNSSWTYDEVRGQCYLHQFLKEQPDLNFRNPHVRKEMIDIIHFWLGKGVDGFRMDAVKHILEAEHLRDEPQVDPNKPPESVTSEWDLHHDYTTSQLGLHDLLRDWRAEMDTYSREPGRYRFMVTESYDYHEVDKTMMYYGTPLVKESDFPFNFYLLDLPQNTSGLWVQRLVHLWMGNMPMGQWPNWVVGNHDKPRIASSAGQTYIRVINMLLLTLPGTPTTYYGEEIGMENINITASQIQDPAGKYNVSASRDPQRSPMQWSGDMNAGFNNKTNITWLPVHPDYKSINVEAQKKDEGSVMAQYRFLNTLRQSELPLHRGWFCYIHTDASVFSYLRELDGLDRAFLMVLNFGKDSAVTDLSSVHELPDQLEVLMSTNQVNNGKVFLKSGILTEAGEGLVIQYSTHTRFNPNHPGQCYISEKACYLSAIDILYKC